One window of the Oceanicaulis sp. genome contains the following:
- a CDS encoding carboxyl transferase domain-containing protein: MSWKDEIDALRKRQALAQGMGGPEKLARQKAAGRLNVRERIDLLLDGGSFREIGSITGTPHHGEDGTLTGFTPANCLFGRGTIEGRRVAVVADDFTVRGGAADAAIVEKQIEAEKMAGELGLPLIRLIEGTGGGGSVKSILDMGASYVPFNPGWDHVVSNLSRVPVVSLALGPVAGLGAARAVSSHYCVMVKGLSQMFVAGPPVVAGIGEQVTKEELGGADIQLAAGAADDAYETEADAMAAAKWFLSYLPDRAGTAPARKATTDDPNRGDAALREIVPRDKRYAYDMRKILASVFDAGSVFEMGRAFGASVITALARLDGWPVAVLASNPQVYGGGWTAEAAQKITRFVDLAETFRLPVVHLVDVPGFVIGTRAERAGTIRHGAKALSAIYQASVPWCTILIRKAYGVAGAAMMDHTRFRYRYAWPSGDWGSLPLEGGVEAAFKAQLEKADDPEAMKAQLSKAMRDLSSPFKTAERYWVEEIIDPAETRTLLTEFANIAAPLRTESAPGVRYRP; this comes from the coding sequence ATGAGCTGGAAAGACGAAATCGACGCGCTGCGCAAGCGTCAGGCGCTGGCGCAAGGCATGGGCGGGCCTGAAAAGCTGGCCCGGCAGAAGGCGGCCGGACGGCTGAATGTGCGCGAGCGGATCGATCTTCTGCTCGACGGCGGCAGCTTCAGGGAGATCGGCTCGATCACCGGAACGCCGCATCACGGCGAGGACGGAACGCTTACCGGCTTCACCCCGGCGAACTGCCTGTTCGGGCGGGGTACGATCGAGGGCCGCCGGGTGGCTGTGGTCGCCGACGACTTCACCGTCCGCGGCGGCGCGGCGGACGCGGCGATCGTCGAAAAGCAGATCGAGGCCGAAAAGATGGCCGGCGAGCTGGGCCTGCCGCTGATCCGGCTGATCGAGGGCACGGGCGGGGGCGGCTCGGTCAAATCCATCCTGGACATGGGCGCGAGCTACGTGCCCTTCAATCCGGGCTGGGACCATGTGGTGAGCAATCTCTCCCGCGTGCCGGTGGTGAGCCTGGCGCTCGGCCCTGTGGCGGGGCTGGGCGCGGCGCGGGCGGTGTCGAGCCATTACTGCGTGATGGTCAAAGGCCTCTCGCAGATGTTCGTCGCCGGCCCGCCGGTCGTCGCCGGCATCGGCGAGCAGGTCACCAAGGAAGAGCTCGGCGGCGCGGACATCCAGCTCGCCGCAGGCGCCGCGGACGATGCCTACGAGACCGAAGCCGACGCCATGGCGGCGGCGAAATGGTTTCTGAGCTATCTGCCCGACCGGGCGGGAACCGCGCCGGCGCGCAAGGCCACGACCGACGATCCGAACCGGGGCGACGCGGCCTTGCGCGAGATCGTGCCGCGCGACAAGCGCTACGCCTACGACATGCGGAAGATCCTCGCCTCGGTCTTCGACGCAGGCAGCGTGTTCGAGATGGGCCGCGCGTTCGGCGCCAGCGTGATCACGGCTCTGGCCCGGCTCGACGGCTGGCCGGTGGCGGTGCTGGCGAGCAATCCGCAAGTTTATGGCGGGGGCTGGACGGCCGAAGCCGCACAGAAGATCACCCGCTTCGTCGATCTGGCGGAGACCTTCCGCCTGCCGGTGGTCCACCTCGTCGACGTGCCCGGCTTCGTGATCGGCACCCGCGCCGAGCGCGCAGGGACCATCCGGCACGGCGCGAAGGCGCTCAGCGCGATCTATCAGGCGAGCGTGCCCTGGTGCACCATCCTCATCCGCAAGGCCTACGGCGTGGCCGGCGCGGCGATGATGGACCATACCCGCTTTCGCTATCGCTACGCCTGGCCCAGCGGGGATTGGGGCTCCCTGCCGCTCGAAGGCGGGGTGGAGGCCGCGTTCAAGGCGCAGCTTGAAAAGGCGGACGATCCCGAGGCGATGAAGGCTCAGCTGTCAAAGGCGATGCGCGACCTCTCCTCGCCCTTCAAGACGGCCGAACGCTACTGGGTTGAGGAGATTATCGACCCCGCCGAGACGCGCACGCTTCTGACCGAATTCGCCAACATCGCCGCGCCGCTACGGACCGAAAGCGCGCCGGGCGTGCGGTATCGGCCCTAG
- the cysE gene encoding serine O-acetyltransferase has protein sequence MTLAETKLQSASARDSVWSRLRFDAASSSAGEPMLASYINAAILRHETFEDALAHRVAEKMADAQLDALQVHDVARAAFEDDPEIADQAAADMLAVDERDPAVRSLLQPFLYFKGFHALLCYRVAHWLYRNDRESLAFHLQSRMSERFGVDINPAARIGRGIMIDHATSVVIGETAVVGDDVSILHEVTLGGTGSEDGDRHPKIGNGVLIGAGAKVLGNITVGDEARIAAGSVVLQPVPARCTVAGVPARPVGGACAEPARTMDHTLPENTPHK, from the coding sequence ATGACGCTCGCCGAAACCAAATTACAGAGCGCCTCGGCCCGGGACTCCGTCTGGTCGCGGCTGCGCTTCGATGCGGCGTCCTCCAGCGCCGGCGAGCCGATGCTCGCGAGCTATATCAACGCCGCGATCCTGCGCCACGAAACCTTCGAGGACGCGCTCGCGCACCGGGTGGCCGAGAAGATGGCCGACGCCCAGCTCGACGCGCTGCAGGTCCATGACGTCGCGCGCGCCGCGTTCGAGGACGATCCCGAGATCGCCGATCAGGCCGCCGCCGACATGCTGGCCGTCGACGAGCGCGACCCGGCGGTGCGCTCGCTTCTCCAGCCCTTCCTCTATTTCAAGGGCTTCCACGCGCTGCTCTGCTATCGCGTGGCGCACTGGCTGTACCGCAACGACCGTGAGTCGCTCGCCTTTCACCTGCAAAGCCGGATGAGCGAGCGCTTCGGGGTGGACATCAATCCGGCCGCCCGGATCGGGCGGGGGATCATGATCGACCACGCGACCTCGGTGGTGATCGGGGAGACCGCCGTGGTCGGCGACGACGTCTCCATCCTGCATGAAGTCACCCTGGGCGGCACGGGCTCTGAAGACGGCGACCGCCATCCCAAGATCGGCAACGGCGTCCTGATCGGCGCGGGCGCCAAGGTGCTCGGCAACATCACCGTCGGCGACGAAGCGCGTATCGCGGCCGGCTCGGTGGTGCTGCAGCCGGTGCCGGCGCGCTGCACGGTCGCCGGCGTGCCCGCGCGCCCGGTCGGCGGCGCCTGCGCGGAGCCCGCGCGGACGATGGATCACACTTTGCCCGAGAACACGCCGCACAAATAG